ATTTTAAATGTGGTAGTATTCTCTCTCTCCAATGTATGTTACCAAGTTCTAATGAAAATATCGCTAAAGATTTTCTAAACTTTATTTGTTCAACCTGAAATTGAGCGCACATTTTTGGCCTTTATAAACTTAAAATGTTTTATTTATAGACTACTTAAAATTTTAAGCAATGTAAATTGAAAGGATAAATCATGGAACAACCCATAGTATTGTTTCCAATAAAATTAAGTAATGCAGAAATAAGAATTGCTAAAACTGAGGAACTTCCTCAAGTATTTGAAATGGGATTTGATGAATGGGGTGAAGGAAAAACTCTACCAGAACATATTCAAGCCTGTTATGAATCAAAAAAATATCGTAAAGGAATTCGTTACGTTTTGGTAAATCAAAATAAACAAATAGTATCCTCACTCATGTGCTATGAATATCAATTAAATTCAGGCCAAAAAATTATAGGTATTGGAACTGTTTGCACAAAGATGAATGAAAGAAAAAAAGGATATGCCGGTTTATTATTAAATGGGGTTACAGAAACTTATATTGAGTTAAATAATTATTCTTCATTTGTATTATTTTCTGATATAAATCCAGCTTATTATGAAAAATTTGGTTTTCATCCATTACCAATGGAATTACAAAAATATTCTAAATCGGTTTTTATGATAAAATGTACGGCAGAATTTTATAGCAAAATAGTAGAAGATTTATTGCAAACAGAAATTGCTTATTTTTAGGATTAACAATATTTTAAAAAAAATGAAAATAATAATTGTTTCTTTTTAAAATTATATAAAAATATTTAATTTGCTATGGAAGGCATTACAAATGAAGACTAATTTTATATTAGGAGTTTTAGGGTTTTTGGCAAGTATTCCTAGTTTTGCTCTAGCAGGTGAGTGGACAAGGGTAGATAGTCGTTCTATTAAGTTTTCAGGCGAAATAACTTCAGGTGATAAAGTAAATTTACTGCGTGTGTTAAAAAGAACAGATAAAAGACTTTATCTAAATTCAGAAGGAGGTGATGCTGAAGAAGCTTTAAAGATTGCTAAAATCTTGTTATCCTATCGCCTGCACATAATTGTAGATGGTTACTGTGCCTCGTCCTGTGCAAATTATTTATTTACGGCTGGAAATATAAAAGAAATTCGTAATGGTTGGGTTGGATTTCACGGGA
The Pigmentibacter ruber genome window above contains:
- a CDS encoding GNAT family N-acetyltransferase, which codes for MEQPIVLFPIKLSNAEIRIAKTEELPQVFEMGFDEWGEGKTLPEHIQACYESKKYRKGIRYVLVNQNKQIVSSLMCYEYQLNSGQKIIGIGTVCTKMNERKKGYAGLLLNGVTETYIELNNYSSFVLFSDINPAYYEKFGFHPLPMELQKYSKSVFMIKCTAEFYSKIVEDLLQTEIAYF